One stretch of Gadus macrocephalus chromosome 12, ASM3116895v1 DNA includes these proteins:
- the nmur1a gene encoding neuromedin-U receptor 1 — MSRLNCTYELTAGRDGFACPSRCDNLTSALNMSYPELEDACLTDQEYLERYRGARRSPMFLPVCLTYLAIFLVGAVGNVLTCTVIARNKVMWTPTNLYLFSLAVSDLLVLLLGMPLELYEMWQNYPFLLGAGGCYFKTFLFEVVCFASILNVTALSVERYIAVVHPLRAKYVVTRRHAKRVILTVWAVSILCALPNTSLHGIATLPSRSVGGGGGGGGGGAGVNASDSASAAEGGVLDSAICVPLSPQWYNLTIQVTTLVFFVLPMATISVLYLLIGLHLQREKMLQVFEAKSSSSGQESFCNVRRKQQKARHRQVTKMLFVLVVVFGICWAPFHTDRLMWSFISDWSEDQLETFQYVHLISGVLFYLSSAVNPILYNLMSTRFREMFREVMCRWPCQAPPRTHSFSATRATLRSTLSDAAIAIAAAARPPVTARPPVTGGRLAVVEGDADADERGEKGKEDETSFAC; from the exons ATGTCTCGCCTCAACTGCACTTACGAGCTGACGGCCGGCCGGGACGGCTTCGCATGTCCGTCCCGATGCGACAACCTGACGTCCGCCCTGAACATGAGCTACCCGGAGCTGGAGGACGCGTGTCTGACGGACCAGGAGTACCTGGAGAGGTACCGGGGTGCCCGTCGCTCGCCCATGTTCCTGCCCGTCTGCCTCACCTACCTGGCCATCTTCCTGGTGGGTGCCGTGGGCAACGTGCTCACCTGCACCGTCATCGCCCGCAACAAGGTGATGTGGACGCCCACCAACCTGTACCTGTTCAGCCTGGCCGTGTCCgacctgctggtgctgctgctgggcatGCCCCTGGAGCTGTACGAGATGTGGCAGAACTACCCCTTCTTGCTGGGCGCGGGCGGCTGCTACTTCAAGACCTTCCTGTTCGAGGTGGTGTGCTTCGCCTCCATCCTCAACGTCACGGCGCTGAGCGTGGAGCGCTACATCGCCGTGGTGCACCCGCTGCGCGCCAAGTACGTGGTCACCCGCCGGCACGCCAAGCGCGTCATCCTCACGGTGTGGGCCGTGTCCATCCTGTGCGCGCTGCCCAACACCAGCCTGCACGGCATCGCCACGCTTCCGAGCCGAtcggtcggcggcggcggcggcggcggcggcggcggagcggGCGTCAACGCCTCGGACTCCGCGTCGGCGGCCGAGGGCGGCGTGCTGGACTCGGCCATCTGCGTGCCGCTCAGCCCCCAGTGGTACAACCTGACCATCCAGGTGACCACGCTGGTGTTCTTCGTGCTGCCCATGGCGACCATCAGCGTGCTCTACCTGCTCATCGGCCTGCACCTGCAGCGCGAGAAGATGCTGCAGGTGTTCGAGGCCAAGTCCAGCTCCTCGGGCCAGGAGAGCTTCTGCAACGTGCGCCGGAAGCAGCAGAAGGCGCGCCACCGACAGGTGACCAAGATGTTGT tcgtcctggtggtggtgttcgGCATCTGCTGGGCGCCGTTCCACACGGACCGGCTCATGTGGAGCTTCATCAGCGACTGGAGCGAGGACCAACTGGAGACCTTCCAGTACGTGCACCTCATCTCCGGCGTGCTCTTCTACCTCAGCTCCGCCGTCAACCCCATCCTCTACAACCTCATGTCCACGCGCTTCCGCGAGATGTTCCGGGAGGTCATGTGCCGCTGGCCCTGCCAGGCGCCGCCGCGCACGCACTCCTTCAGCGCCACCAGGGCCACGCTGCGGAGCACCTTGAGCGACGCCGCCATCGCcatcgccgccgccgcgcgGCCGCCCGTCACCGCGCGGCCGCCCGTCACCGGGGGCCGCCTGGCCGTCGTCGAGGGCGACGCGGACGCagatgagagaggggagaaggggaaggaggacGAGACCAGCTTTGCGTGCTGA